The Deltaproteobacteria bacterium DNA window CGTTGCTCTATTTGCATAGTGCCGGCGGTGAGGTGGTGTGGCTCCCGTTTTTCGAGCAGCTCGCGCAACGTTATACGGTCTATTTGCCCGCTCACCCTGGGTTCGGCAAATCCGAAGGACTCGATCGCATCGATGCGATGGAAGATCTGGTGTTTCACTACACGGACCTGATGGACCAGCTCGGCTTAGTGCAGCCGTATGTGGCGGGCTTGTCGCTAGGTGGGTGGCTGGCCGCCGAACTGGCGACACGTTACGCCCACCGCATCCGTAAACTGGCGTTGATGAACGCCGTGGGGCTGCGGGTGCCAGGATCTCCGATTGCCGACCTGTTCCGAGCGACGCCTGAAGAACTGCGCAAGATGGTCTTTCACGATCCGCAGTCCGACTTGGCGAAAGCCTTTGTGCCGGATGTCCCTTCGCCTGAAGTAATGGAAGAGACGATGAAGGCGCGCGAGGCGACGGCCCGGGTCGGATGGAATCCGTACCTGTGCAACCTCAAGTTGCGTGGCCGTTTATATCGGATTACCGTTCCGACCTTGATCCTGTGGGGCGAATCCGATCGGCTCGTGCCGCTGGCGCACGGCGAAGCCTATCGCGACGGTATTGCCGGGTCTCGACTCGTTGTGCTGAAGCAGTGCGGCCATGCGCCGCCGTTCGAGAAGCCCGAGGAAACTGTGGCTGCGTTGCGCGAATTTTTTCGTGCCTAGGGGAGCATTGTATGGACAACCCTTTTACTCGTGACATGTTCGACCGCATGGACGAAAGCGAAGACGTGGAGTTCTACACGTTTCCGCGCAAGGTCGTGCATATCGACGACCCCGCGATTGCCGCAGCCGGTGCCTTCATGGGGCGAACCTTGGCCGCGAACGGTGTCTTGCTCGACTTGATGAGCAGTTGGCGGTCGCATCTTTCCGCTGGATTTGTCAAACAGCACATGGTTGGTCTGGGATTGAACGCGGAAGAAATGGCCGACAATCCCGACCTCAATGCGTACGTGGTCCAGAATCTGAACGTCAGCCCGGTGCTGCCCTTTGCCGACGACCATTTTGACGGTGCGGTGGTGACCGTGTCCGTACAGTATATGACGCGCCCGCTAGAAATTTTTGCCGAAGTGCGACGGACGCTCAAACCCGGCGCGC harbors:
- a CDS encoding alpha/beta hydrolase, with the translated sequence MPFQEEFLHVRGVKIHMLKGGSGDPLLYLHSAGGEVVWLPFFEQLAQRYTVYLPAHPGFGKSEGLDRIDAMEDLVFHYTDLMDQLGLVQPYVAGLSLGGWLAAELATRYAHRIRKLALMNAVGLRVPGSPIADLFRATPEELRKMVFHDPQSDLAKAFVPDVPSPEVMEETMKAREATARVGWNPYLCNLKLRGRLYRITVPTLILWGESDRLVPLAHGEAYRDGIAGSRLVVLKQCGHAPPFEKPEETVAALREFFRA
- a CDS encoding methyltransferase domain-containing protein, coding for MDNPFTRDMFDRMDESEDVEFYTFPRKVVHIDDPAIAAAGAFMGRTLAANGVLLDLMSSWRSHLSAGFVKQHMVGLGLNAEEMADNPDLNAYVVQNLNVSPVLPFADDHFDGAVVTVSVQYMTRPLEIFAEVRRTLKPGAPFIVFFSNRMFPTKAVRVWQVLRDAGRAELVTAYFQHAGGYEPAVVEDLSPNPGVTDPLYAVWARKSG